ccccttagtgtcagggggactagctagggcaaatacatgggattatggggttagggcgtgggtgggattgtggtcagtgcagactcgatgggccaaatggcctccacctgcagcgtagggattctatgaattgtgctTTCTGACTTTGCTCTCCAGTGGTCTAGCTCCAATTTCATGATTATGTTCCCTTGTTTTGGATTATCCCAccagagggaacagtttctccatatCCATCCAATCAAATTATCGTCTTAAACACCTCGACCAAACCCTCTGTCATCTATCGCAGGAGCCTCCAAATCTCAGCAATGAAGCCTACAAAACCACAaaaagcatcccccccccccagaggagaaCTTACTGCTTCCTGTTCATCAGTCAACCTTTTATGTACTCCCAGAACCCGAGTTGAAAAGATTAACAACATGAACATTATTGTAAGACaggagcaaggccatggaggaattgtAGATGAGGAGTTTGAAGCTGGAATTTTGCGGGATGAGGAATGAAGAGATATTATTGAGGATTGGGGTAATTGATGAAAGAGACGTGTTACAGAATAGAGTGTGGATAGCAGAATTTCACTTAATTATCACAAATATTTTAGCTTTGTGCAAATAAGAGTTACAGAAGGCAGTTCCTTCATGATAAAATATGTCTCTAAATACTTCTTTTTAAATGGATTCCCACTCTATTGTTTGGTAATGACTTAAGCAGATCAGGAAGTTTCCTGATTTGAACCTTAGACAGTTCTGCAATGCTATAGACACCAGTTGGCTCATTGTCCCTGGCTTAAGGAATGGAAAAATCAGCTGGAGTCAATATGCCTGAATGTTAAGCAGCAATCTCTGCTGGaaagcatgtgtatgtgtgtgtgtgtgtgtgtgcaagtgggcACAGGCTGCTGACAGACTAACGACCACAGTAAAACAGCCTGCTGAGCTTCTCTGTCTAGGCTAACATGTATGGAATGACATACTGGGTGAGTTCAATTAAGTTCCTGGTGCACATAACTTTAAAAACTTGGGAATGCTCTTTGATTCATTGCTTTACATCTTTCAAAATTATAAATTTATTATTTTCATTAAAATCAGCATTTTCCACATTCAAACCTAAAATATCTCTTTCCGTCAACTTACAACTACAGCATGGCAAGGCTAGGCGGCCATTCTGATAGGCAATAGGTCCCCTGATATCTGTTTAATTTCATGTCATGGCAAAAAAAGTCATAATGTGGATGTAGCCCCCATAAAAGATTTAGTCTACTTCTCACAAGAACTAGCCGAAACAACTAGtatagatacatttaagggaaATCTATCTAACCATGAAAGAGAAATGAATAGACGTCATGCTGAaatgacgaaggatgagaggaggttcatgtggagcataaacaccagcatgggtaTGGTGAGCtggattctctgtctctgtgctataAATACTGTGTAATACCACTGCCTTGGTCCAGATTGATTCAGCTTAGACCAAACTGCAGATCCAACCTGTAACTTCCTGATCCATATGGCTCAGTGCTAAATGACATAATGCATTTACACCTGAACCATTATAGGGCCCATCAGCTTTTGAGGACCGTAAAATACTCACTCCATCCAATTAGGGTGCTTGAGAAAAGTAGCACAGACCAGAGAACAAAGCTGTGACTTCCTGGTCTGTGTGGCTCAGTACAACATCTCACAGTGCATTTGGACTTGTAATGTTTCGAACACCACACACTTCCACTCCATCCAATTACAATTAGAGCAAAAAACTAGCATGGGCCAGGGAATGAACCTGGAACCTCCTCGTCAGTATGGTTAAGCCATACATTGGTCGGTACACTTGCCAGGTGAGTCAGAGAAGAAAGGGCCTTGGTGAGCAAGGTTTCTCTACTGAGTAAAACTTCTGAACCAAATATAATTTATTATCTCTTTAATGGGAAAATAGCTCAGCTCCTTCCCTGACTGAGTCGTCTAAATATAACAAAGTCAGTATTGTTTGGCCTAAAGCTGAacgggatggaaacagctggcgTAGGCGGATTGTTTGGGAGCAATTTGCTTGCTAGCCCTCTGTCTGTTTCCCTGGAGAATCGGTCCACAGCTCCAGCTGCGGCTCCTCGATCTTCATTTCCCTCATCCTCTCTTCACTTGAACCAACATTTGGATCACTTTCTTGGTGACTACAATCCTTTTTCATTCCTACTGGTTCATACCGTCTTTCCATTATCTGGTTACGAATCTCTTCCAGTTCATTCATCCTTGACTGATGGTCAGTTTCAACTTCCTTCCTTCGCTGCTGTGACCGACAAACCATTTCTTTGTGAATCTCAACAAAGAATCCTGTGAAACCAAAATTAATGAGTCCAGTGAGTAGAGTAGAGGATGGTTGTAATTATTTAAACAGTCATAGTACGCACTTAATCCAAGGTAATTTATATTCCAGACAAGATACACAACAAAGATACATTTCTTTATTTTATAGCAGGAAGACAGGGAACGATTTCCGTGCTATTTATAAACCGCCTTTGAGAAGTATTGAACAAAATCAATCTTTCTCCAATAAAACCTGTCACACCCTTGCCATTTTTAAGAGCTGTTCTAGACATGGCATTGTTGAAATCAGTGTTGGGAGCATCAGCTTAATATGAATGCTTAATACTTCCATCTGGTAATCCTTTACTGTACTGCAAAGCGCAAAACCAAATTAAAACCTGCATTAAAATCCCAGACAGAGGAATCTCAAACAGACATATGAAGTATTTTTCCAGTAATATTGCTGTCAGCAATTTCTAGGTCAGAGTGCGTTTTGTGGAAGAATCTGGCAAAAGCTTCATTTTCCTGAGTGCAGCACGGTGAGGCCTTTTACTAAACTTTGTATCTGTTCTGGAGACCTACGATAAATATCAATTATCCTCTGAAGTCTAAGGAGCGCAGACGTCGGGATGATTGAGAGCGCAAGTGTGTGCATGTGGCAGAATACAAAGCTATTCAAACCAGCAAGTTCTAGATTCAGTAACTGCTATGACAAATAATTTCTATAGTCTAAAGATTCGAAGCATATTTTCTGCTTACCATGTTAGAACCACAACTGAAATAAATCTTTTGCATGAGTAAGCACGATAATAAAAGCCATTATGCTCACAGAAAAATGTTAAACTAGCACGACCTACTGGTTGATATTTTTGGCCTTTCATCTGGTTTGTTTGCATTCTGGATTTGCTCAGGTGATATATCTGTTTCTATTTGTAATCTCGTTAAAGCTGATTGTTATTACATTTGTTTAATATTCAGCTGTTAGCTTTTCTTGATAATCTTTCTATTAACCAGCCAACaatttatcaaaaattacagaggAGTTACAGCGTGGAGAAGgatattcagcccaaccagtcagtGTTGGTACTTACTTTCCACACAGAATCCCTTCATCCCCTTTTCCCTTAACTACCCACCCATGTTACTCTTAAAATATTGACATGCTCTCTGAATCAATCATTCACTTCAGTAGTGCATTTTATAGCCTTGCAACCCCCTATAAGTAATGTTCTCATGCTCTCTGTCCTCAAGCTATTTTCAAATCTATCAACGTCTTCTGTTCACAGACACCTCAGCCTTTGCAAGTGGACTGGTTCCGTTTACTCTGTCCCATCCTTAGTAATTTAAACACCTCACCCCTTAATACTTCAGTGAAATCTGTCCCATTAAACTGGGATTTTAATTTAGTCAAGGGACATTGTCTGCCAAGTGAGTAACGTTTTAACGTGACATCCTGTTTCAGTTTTGAATGAAAAATAAACGtttacacaatttttaaaaataaatactgaAGTGGCATTGTTTTGCAGCACTGACCCTGCTGATCCAAGTAGACGGCAATGTGGGTATGTATGCCTTTGTCATTCACCATGATGCTGCATTTTTAAAGTCAGTGGTAGTGATGTGGGTATGTGCCAAGCAAAGGCTGTTTCCTTTTCATCAGTGAGGAAGGGGGCAATGGGGGACACTGCAATTCGCTGGTACTGGTTATATATGTCTTAGTGACTGGTACAGAGTGAGGTAGATAAGAGTTGGAAGTAGTGTCTACCCAACCCCCTCGGCTATGAGCACATATAATGGCGAAGGGGAAAGGCGATGGGGGCTAAACCATAGCTTTGAACATAAAAAGCAGCAGTGAAAATGAACAGATTCAAGCTGGGAGCCACGCAGTGGGAATAGATCCACACGCAGGTTTAAAGGCTGCCAGGCTCAGTTGTCAACCTGAACAGAAAAGGGGCCCAAAGTGGAGCAGTCACACCTGATGGTTTCTGGTGCCACCTGGTGGTTGCTCTAGGGAATACCGGCCAGGAAGTGAAGCGAAAAACAAACATAggataaaaatcaaaacaaagcaaaacaaaaacttttaaaactttaaagtttatttattcgtgttacaagtaggatgacattaacactgcaatgaagttgctgtgaaaatccccttgtcgccacactccggcacctgttcaggtacacggagggagaatttagcatggccaatgcaccctaaccagcacggctttcggactgtgggaggaaacccgcgcagacacggggagaacgtgcagactccgcacagtgactcaagccgggaattgaacccgagtccctggcgctgtgaggcagcagtgctaaccactgtgccactcaaaacATGCTCAAATTGTACTCCACTGAAATACCGGGGAGAGTAAAACCATTAGTCCATAAAAGGAAAAAGAGAAAAATCGTGTAGTTTGATTTTCAAACTTAAATAAATGACATTTTATTCAAGTTGATCCATCTTATAGCTAATGTTTTGCCGTTGACATTGCAACAACAAATCAGCTGTAAACAGATATGTCTGAAAAATAGCATCAGACGTGCAAAATTAACACACCCATTTTTATCACCGATTTGCTTTAGAATATCAGTAAAATCAATCGCACTGCTATTTGTGTATTTAGGTGTTTCAGCACAGAGTCAAATCGACAATGAAATGAAAAGGTGGCAGATATCCAGGTAATGGAATGTGTCAGAATATTGCACAATTATTCACAACTCGGACAGGAGGCAGCCAGTGATTCATCGAATATGTCTCGAGGACAACAAGTGGAACACAGAATGATTTCTGAAACACCAGTGGGCAGTCAGCGGCTTAACATGCTGACCACCCGTTTTCAAATTCAAAAGAAATTTTGCAATATTTGAAACATCCAGGTATTTTCATGACAGCaaaaacaacaacttacatttctatagtgcctttcatgtaaTAAAGCGTCCCaatcaggagcattataaaacaaagtatgccaGCAAACCACATAAGAcattattaggtcagatgaccaaaaacatGGTCAAAAAAGTACATTTTAAGGAATGtttgaaaggaggaaagagagagaggcgtggggagggaattctagagcttgggGCCTAAACAACTAAAGGCACAGCCACCGATGGTGGAGTAAATAtaattggggatgcacaagaagtcagaattagaagagcacagatatcttgggGAGGTTGCAGTTACAGGGACTTAGCCACTTAACTCAGCTTCAGCGCACATTTGTTGCTTTTAAGCTAGAAgttcttgtttttaaaaatgtggagtGGAGGCTTCCCTCAggggcactgcccggtgcccagtgggcggcactgcctggtgccaggctggcactgcccaaggggcattgcCCCCACCTGACCatccgggggcttcaatggcctgcgGTCCCATTTGTagtgaaactacaaaaggtcgtgaatgaagcccaatccatcacgcaaaccagcctcccatccattgactctgtctacacttcccgctgcctcggcaaagcagccagcataattaaggatcccacgcaccccggacatactctcttccaccttcttccttcggggaaaagatgcaaaagtctgaggtcacgtaccaaacgattcaagaacagcttcttccctgctgctgtcagacttttgaatggacctacctcgcactaagttgatctttctctacaccctagctatgactgcaacactacattctgcactctcttctttccttctctatgaacggtatgctttgtctgtatagcacgcaagaaacaatacttttcactgtatgttaatacatgtgacaataataaatcaaatcaaatcaaatcagtcccaCCAGCGAGATCATCACGTCTATTCCTGTTGGTGGGTACCAGAtgtgatcctcgccggtgagaacctccaccggcgaggccagaGAGCCAAGTGGACCCAGGCAATAGCGTCCGGAGCTCGCTGAACagatttaaatcagcctcatgcGCTTCTCCAGCGCGAGGCTGATCACGTCAATGAAAATGGCCCAGGAAGATCGCGACCTGCTGGATGCCGGGTGCAAATCCGATTTTTTGGTTCCCGTTCAAATTTCCTGCCCTACTTGACCAGTGCAGTGGGACGGCAAAATCGCAACCGTGATCTTTGCTGGTGTTTCTTTACACTGTTTCTAATTTTCCACCTCCCTGTCTCTGAAGACTGTGACTCTTGCTGGGTACTGTGAGACCTCCAATCTATCAATCATATGACCATTTGTCACGTGAGTCTTTACAGTGAATGCCAGTGCATCATCTGGATGAATAGGACAATGCACCAGTTTGAATCCTGtccacactgggattcacacatgCTCACTTCCAGGAAGACAGGGGAACCACGACATAAAATTAAACTATATCTTATCAAATAACTAATACTACAGAGCAATTTCAAGGCAGTAAATGCAGCTCTTGTTGGTCAGAGTGTCGTTACAGTATCAGTTCATATTTCTACTGTTGCACGCTATTCTTACACAGGAGAGAACAAcaagtggtggtgggtggggtgcggCTCAGTCTTTCAGTGAGAACAGGGTAAGTGGGAAGTGTGGGTGATTCTGCCAGCTAGGACCGAGGGGAAAGGACGGTGATTTGCTCATTCAGAATTGAATGACTGTTCTGCTTTCAGTGCTAACATAAAAATATCATTTCTACAACGCCCCAAttagtttggatttaatcacatATACTAACCCAAAAATCACACTGTAAATAGTCTTTACCTTTGACTTTTCCCAGTGAAGCTGAGATCTCAGGCAGTGAATCCTCCTTCTCAGTCTCAGCGTCATATTGTTCTTCTGAATCCTCTTCGCTTTCAGAATCGCTAGTGTCTCCATCTTCTTCACCAGCTCCACTTGGTCCCTTCCTCCTTTGGACAGAGTTACCATCAAGCTGCTGAAGGGCAGGTAGGGCCTCCGTCACCCTCTCCCTGTCGAAATACAGGCAACCATGGACCGAAGGTACAACAAGTGCCTCATTACTTAGCCCCCCCATCAGCAAAAGTGAACGCCATTTTAGTGTGGATCGAGCTTGCGCACCATCTATTCCGTCAGTTTGGTTATCAGTATTACACTGTAGAGAGTGTATGGGGCTTAATCTAACTGCAGGAAATCTTGAGGATTGCTTTGGTCTGGGTGGCCAGCAATTGTGTACCAGCGTTGCGggaccagcaatcgagctggtgatcaggccgtggggagggggggggccgtgTACCAGcgttgtaagaacataagaacataagaaataggagcaggattaggccatctagcccctcgagcctgccccgccattcaataagatcatggctgatctgaagtggatcacaggacaggccagcgattgagctagtcagcgatcaggagaccagcagtgcggggctactgcacatgcgccgatctcagcactgacatgtcagtacatgcgcagtggcccgctcagcgctgtgctgcctgcctctccagcgggaataggccccgtccacagATTTTCAGCGcgattcatgctagtgcactctgtaacccacagaatgtgggagattcattctgaaactcccgctgaaaaaaaacagccggatttactccagtttttacacaaattcaacacataatttttttgggagaattggccTCTGGAACGTAACTTTTTAAAGAACGATATCAGTTTTCCTGTCTCACCTATATCCTTCCTGTTCTGTACAGATATTGCCTGTCATATTCAGAATGATGAGACACTCTGGAAATTCACCTTAGTATAAAAAGACATAAACAAATGTGAATAAGGAGATAAGCAACTCAAGTGACAGCCAATAGATATTAACATCAGTACATCTGCCACGGAGATTATATAAATTTAAAATCTTGTGTAGGTTGCCTAAAGCAGGCTCCAGGGCTGTATGGtcttctcctatttcttatgctcctgTTGCCAGGATTCTTGGTCACACATTTCTTCCACACGTCCCATTTTAAGTTGCTACATCAACATGTCTTACACAATTTTGCTATGTCGACTGTCAGCCTTAGACCATCAAGCGGCTCTGTGGAGCAATTTTCTAAGATTCTCAAAATAAGGGTGGGTCAgagacaaaaatagaaaatgatggaaagactcagcagcatctgtggatagagaaataGAGTTCATGCTTTGACtctgtatgattcttcttcagagtttagtTGGGCTGTCTAATTGAAATGGGTAAGGCTTGTAAAACTCGAGTTTATGCATGCACGCTCTGTGAGCAAAGCGATCCCAGGAAGTAATTAATTTTCAGTGAATGATTAGTCTCTGGAACAAACAACTGAGACATGTGATAAGTATGGAGTCACTCGTGATCTGGGCAGATTCCTGTGAGCTGAATTAGTTTCT
Above is a genomic segment from Mustelus asterias chromosome 11, sMusAst1.hap1.1, whole genome shotgun sequence containing:
- the LOC144500985 gene encoding leucine-rich repeat-containing protein 46-like isoform X2, with the translated sequence MGDGEAAMAEDSPCEAKKLVYISTSLIAKRNLQLPADKQTPEDITEAVAKLMTIRLDRENIDALGNFECAGNVYSLYLQQNQIKKIENLEMLHNLRFLTLAANRIKKVENLRSLQRLGFLDLSYNQIEQLEPGEFPECLIILNMTGNICTEQEGYRERVTEALPALQQLDGNSVQRRKGPSGAGEEDGDTSDSESEEDSEEQYDAETEKEDSLPEISASLGKVKGFFVEIHKEMVCRSQQRRKEVETDHQSRMNELEEIRNQIMERRYEPVGMKKDCSHQESDPNVGSSEERMREMKIEEPQLELWTDSPGKQTEG
- the LOC144500985 gene encoding leucine-rich repeat-containing protein 46-like isoform X1; the protein is MSSTNQVTSTDHSPCEAKKLVYISTSLIAKRNLQLPADKQTPEDITEAVAKLMTIRLDRENIDALGNFECAGNVYSLYLQQNQIKKIENLEMLHNLRFLTLAANRIKKVENLRSLQRLGFLDLSYNQIEQLEPGEFPECLIILNMTGNICTEQEGYRERVTEALPALQQLDGNSVQRRKGPSGAGEEDGDTSDSESEEDSEEQYDAETEKEDSLPEISASLGKVKGFFVEIHKEMVCRSQQRRKEVETDHQSRMNELEEIRNQIMERRYEPVGMKKDCSHQESDPNVGSSEERMREMKIEEPQLELWTDSPGKQTEG